From the genome of Vicia villosa cultivar HV-30 ecotype Madison, WI linkage group LG2, Vvil1.0, whole genome shotgun sequence, one region includes:
- the LOC131650561 gene encoding uncharacterized protein LOC131650561 — translation MARPLAKIYDINDTKELWKVSVRVHHKWTVVSNKREHFEMIFVDVSGGDIHVVVPAPHVSLFSKKMVLDHSYTVSNFKVQANVAAFRPSSHKFMLKFTAGTTVTDDNNAEIPPKPLVFTKFTDIINGNFNKDVLIDVIGMVESIGYSQTTSGARKQQINMMLRDGGENTINCTLWESYAEQFMKFKQERGDDSGPIFVMIQYAKVKEQGKFPLSVTNTFNVTVLGLNTDLLPMKEFTESFPKDSMITLSGQEGSNSQLSAQNSENQQLTPVQKLLSKAVVMPIGDIIKLRTLQITFCATVEDTKMLVASPYGWYYRGCHACSCIARGDRAPFECEAGHFTEAEIFRYKIEIEATHAGNSCNFLFWDRECELLLGLSASQLRHTMIKAGINDPLEFPLALDQMLDCKMAFKVKWKPRWKNASVVMLLKNDPFVKELADQFDTDEMKQPGVEATTTVRSEPNFVVVRTFTDLDVSSTHSTDPLTPTGKRHFPGASSESTTSDATCDGELSSNKLKKIIK, via the exons ATGGCAAGACCATTAGCCAAAATATATGACATCAATGACACCAAAGAACTTTGGAAAGTTTCTGTTCGTGTGCACCACAAATGGACAGTTGTTTCGAACAAGAGGgagcattttgagatgatttttgTTGATGTATCG ggTGGTGACATACATGTTGTTGTTCCTGCACCTCATGTATCtctattttctaaaaaaatggtCTTGGATCATAGTTACACCGTTTCCAATTTTAAGGTTCAGGCTAATGTTGCGGCTTTCAGACCTTCGTCTCATAAGTTTATGTTGAAGTTTACTGCTGGCACTACAGTTACGGATGATAACAACGCGGAAATACCTCCAAAGCCGCTGGTGTTTACTAAATTTACTGATATAATAAACGGCAACTTTAACAAGGATGTGCTAATAG ATGTCATTGGTATGGTGGAAAGTATTGGGTATTCACAGACCACATCAGGTGCCCGGAAGCAGCAGATTAACATGATGCTGCGTGACGGGGG TGAGAATACTATCAATTGCACGCTTTGGGAATCCTATGCTGAACAATTCATGAAGTTCAAGCAGGAGCGCGGAGATGATTCTGGTCCTATTTTTGTCATGATCCAATATGCTAAAGTCAAGGAACAGG GAAAGTTTCCACTGTCCGTGACAAACACGTTTAATGTTACCGTGCTTGGTCTGAATACTGATTTGCTGCCGATGAAAGAGTTTACAGAAAG CTTTCCGAAGGATTCCATGATTACGTTGTCTGGCCAGGAGGGTTCCAATTCCCAGCTTTCGGCACAGAACTCTGAAAATCAACAGTTGACTCCTGTTCAGAAATTGCTTTCAAAGGCTGTTGTAATGCCTATTGGGGATATCATAAAACTTAGAACT TTGCAGATTACATTTTGTGCGACTGTTGAAGACACTAAAATGCTGGTGGCCTCTCCGTATGGCTGGTATTATCGTGGTTGTCATGCTTGCTCATGTATTGCGCGTGGTGACAGAGCTCCGTTTGAGTGTGAGGCTGGACATTTCACTGAGGCAGAGATTTTTAG GTATAAGATTGAGATTGAAGCTACTCATGCCGGGAATAGCTGTAACTTTCTATTTTGGGACCGAGAGTGTGAGTTACTTTTGGGATTGTCTGCTTCTCAGCTGCGTCATACAATGATTAAG GCTGGCATTAATGATCCCTTGGAATTCCCACTGGCATTGGATCAGATGTTGGATTGCAAGATGGCTTTCAAAGTTAAGTGGAAACCACGGTGGAAGAATGCCTCGGTCGTTATGCTATTGAAGAATGACCCTTTTGTGAAAGAGCTTGCTGATCAGTTTGACACAGATGAA ATGAAACAACCCGGTGTTGAAGCAACGACCACTGTTCGATCCGAACCTAATTTTGTCGTCGTAAGGACGTTTACT GATCTTGATGTGAGTTCGACGCACAGCACAGATCCACTTACTCCTACTGGAAAAAGACACTTTCCAGGCGCATCAAGCGAGTCAACAACCTCGGATGCCACATGTGATGGAGAACTTTCATCAAACAAGCTCaagaaaattataaaatag